The following coding sequences are from one Gadus morhua chromosome 10, gadMor3.0, whole genome shotgun sequence window:
- the si:ch211-203d1.3 gene encoding protein phosphatase Slingshot homolog 3 translates to MALLTLHRTPSVSTAPDESIPRRGNLQKRESFAWVKGVVLLLEEGEREGSNEGLSPDRSPSPKPEGGPPPDTRHRHLQAMVSLLRPEDTVKLAVQLESSSPVRVRYLIVISTCSNKHESVLLGMDFPKADSDECTIGLVLPVWSDTQVYLDGDGGFSVTTAEETRIFKPVSIQTMWSVLQALHGCCERAVKGAVIPGCGLDWAAHYQRYVESDRYCLNEWEAMNDLQSMRKESEGQGFSQRSSIEAQIKDHLRDIMRTEDLDNLTSKMVRTGLETRMNMDMMAYREYIDNEMMVTFAQMDKPSRIFDYLYLGSEWNAANFEELQKNNVGYILNVTREIDNFFPEAFTYMNIRVYDVEATDLLPHWTDTYQFINTARKSGQAVLVHCKMGVSRSASTVIAYAMKQQRWPVDEAQAYVRECRPITRPNDGFARQLQTYNGILNASQQRHSALWRRKSRDQRNLSLHKEDEPEAERDSQGDEGEEDFEEEDTDEDEEEEEEEEIPDIVGIDKVFEDQPATNQEPSLMEAPAPAAATPNPNPNPNPTITVQDSDKTVLNRSGRMNLFSLMQSISELDDDKLPSSPRRSPMQRRRSQARKGLTHQRACVDVSPEPRSQSEKRIQDADGKSM, encoded by the exons ATGGCTCTTCTCACCCTGCACAGAACACCTTCTGTCTCCACCGCGCCT gATGAAAGCATCCCTAGGAGAGGAAATCTACAGAAAAG GGAGAGCTTCGCATGGGTCAAGGGGGTTGTCCTTCTgctggaagagggagagagggaggggtccaATGAGGGTCTCTCGCCCGATCGCAGCCCCTCTCCCAAGCCGGAGGGGGGGCCGCCGCCAGACACGCGCCACAGACACCTCCAGGCCATGGTCTCGCTGCTCAGACCCGAGGACACCGTCAAACTG GCGGTCCAGCTGGAGTCTTCAAGTCCGGTACGGGTCCGCTACCTGATAGTGATCTCCACCTGTAGTAACAAACATGAGAGCGTCCTGCTGGGAATGGACTTCCCCAAGGCAGacag CGACGAGTGCACCATCGGGTTGGTGCTGCCGGTGTGGAGCGACACCCAGGTTTACCTGGACGGAGACGG CGGATTCAGTGTGACCACGGCAGAGGAGACCAGAATCTTCAAGCCTGTGTCTATCCAGACCATGTG gtcgGTCCTACAGGCCCTGCACGGCTGCTGTGAGCGGGCGGTGAAGGGAGCGGTGATCCCCGGCTGCGGGCTGGACTGGGCCGCCCACTACCAGCGCTACGTGGAGTCGGACCGCTACTGCCTCAACGAGTGGGAGGCCATGAACGACCTGCAGTCGATGCGCAAGGAGAGCGAAGGACAGGG GTTCTCCCAGCGCTCCTCCATCGAGGCCCAGATCAAGGACCACCTCCGGGACATCATGAGGACAGAGGACCTGGACAACCTGACCTCCAAGATG GTTCGGACCGGTCTGGAGACCAGGATGAACATGGACATGATGGCCTACAGGGAGTACATCGACAATGAGATGATGGTCACCTTCGCCCAGATGGACAAACCCTCCCGGATCTTTGACTACCTTTACCTG GGCTCAGAGTGGAATGCTGCCAACTTTGAGGAGCTGCAGAAAAACAA TGTGGGCTACATCCTCAACGTGACTCGGGAGATCGACAACTTCTTCCCCGAGGCGTTCACCTACATGAACATCAGGGTGTACGATGTGGAGGCCACCGACCTGCTACCCCACTGGACCGACACCTACCAGTTCATCAACACCGCCAG GAAGAGCGGGCAGGCGGTGCTTGTGCACTGTAAGATGGGCGTGTCCCGCTCAGCGTCCACAGTCATCGCCTACGCCATGAAGCAGCAGCGGTGGCCCGTGGACGAGGCGCAGGCCTACGTACGGGAGTGCCGGCCCATCACCAGGCCCAACGACGGCTTCGCCCGGCAGCTGCAGACCTACAACGGCATCCTGAACGCCAG CCAGCAGCGCCACAGCGCCCTCTGGCGGCGGAAGTCAAGAGATCAGAGAAATTTGTCACTTCACAAGGAGGACGAACCAGAAGCCGAAAGAGATAGCCAAGGGgacgagggagaggaggatTTTGAAGAGGAAGATACTGATGaggacgaagaagaagaggaggaggaggagatacctGATATTGTTGGCATTGACAAA gtatttgAGGACCAGCCTGCAACCAATCAGGAGCCTTCGCTAATGGAAGCCCCTGCCCCAGCAGCTGCCACTCCCAATCCCAATCCCAATCCCAATCCTACGATCACAGTGCAGGACAGTGACAAG ACGGTCCTGAACCGAAGCGGGAGGATGAACCTCTTCTCTCTGATGCAGTCCATCAGCGAGCTGGACGACGACAAG tTACCCAGCAGCCCGCGGCGATCTCCGATGCAacggaggcggagccaggcgcGGAAGGGCCTGACTCACCAGAGAGCCTGTGTGGACGTTTCCCCCGAGCcccgcagccaatcagagaagaGGATACAGGATGCGGATGGGAAAAGCATGTGA